Proteins from a genomic interval of Rosa chinensis cultivar Old Blush chromosome 2, RchiOBHm-V2, whole genome shotgun sequence:
- the LOC112186010 gene encoding transcription factor WER: MGESSTCYDKNEGPKKGVWAASEDQIVRDYIKKHGVGKWGKLSRETGLKRCGKSVRLRWLNYLRPGIVRGNITEDEEELIIRLHKLLGNRWSLIAGRIPGRTDNEIKNYWNSRLKRKLQQQNHLEVPEVPRNKEIREDLSSSAAVAAAAEKNPHLTGNNVNEDEDYHQHHDVDFAVGIEFEATDNNNGTGDDEHLRNDLWWNNFIMDLNDIQLDASEFQPDFPEIRLGNLR; encoded by the exons ATGGGGGAAAGCAGTACGTGCTATGATAAGAACGAGGGACCGAAGAAAGGAGTCTGGGCTGCAAGTGAAGACCAGATTGTCAGAGACTACATCAAAAAACATGGTGTGGGAAAATGGGGCAAATTATCTAGGGAAACAG GTCTGAAGAGATGTGGGAAGAGTGTGAGGCTTAGGTGGCTGAATTATCTGAGGCCTGGTATCGTTAGAGGCAACATtacagaagatgaagaagagctCATCATCAGACTCCACAAACTCTTGGGCAACAG ATGGTCACTGATAGCCGGAAGGATACCAGGGCGAACtgataatgaaataaaaaactACTGGAATTCCCGCTTAAAGAGGAAGCTACAACAACAAAACCACTTGGAAGTGCCGGAAGTGCCTAGAAATAAGGAGATCAGGGAGGACTTGTCATCCTCTGCTGCGGTTGCCGCCGCCGCTGAGAAGAACCCACATTTGACCGGAAACAATGTCAATGAAGACGAAGATTATCATCAGCATCATGATGTTGACTTTGCAGTTGGAATTGAGTTTGAAGCAACTGATAATAATAACGGCACTGGTGATGATGAACATCTGAGGAATGACCTTTGGTGGAACAACTTCATAATGGATCTGAATGATATCCAACTCGATGCATCTGAATTTCAACCCGACTTCCCCGAGATTAGGCTAGGGAATCTAAGGTGA
- the LOC112184661 gene encoding adenylate isopentenyltransferase-like has translation MASMPEDDIAKMATSPPPSFDELQLRWFSSIVSLSKVPVLVGSSNLSSLSPSLGSPISTFGMTMMASMPEDDTAKTATSSPSSFDELQLRRYEYCFLWVNMSLSVLTVYLSQRVEEMFDLGMFLEVAEFYKENSAGQTKLRKEIGVAEFGRYFKEYPLRWRKRTMILCPN, from the exons ATGGCATCCATGCCTGAAGATGACATAGCCAAGATGGCGACATCACCCCCGCCGAGTTTTGACGAGTTACAGCTCAGGTGGTTTTCTAGCATTGTTTCCCTGAGCAAAGTACCGGTGCTTGTCGGCAGCTCCAACTTgtcctctctctccccctccctcggATCTCCGATCTCCACCTTTGGCATGACGATG ATGGCATCCATGCCTGAAGATGACACAGCCAAGACGGCGACATCATCCCCGTCGAGTTTCGACGAGTTGCAGCTCAGGCG GTACGAGTATTGCTTTCTCTGGGTCAACATGTCGTTGTCAGTGTTGACGGTGTACTTATCGCAGCGAGTGGAGGAAATGTTCGACTTGGGGATGTTTCTTGAGGTGGCCGAGTTCTACAAGGAAAACTCTGCAGGTCAAACCAAACTACGAAAGGAAATCGGAGTGGCGGAGTTCGGTCGGTATTTTAAAGAGTACCCGCTCCGGTGGCGGAAGAGGACGATGATCCTGTGcccaaattag
- the LOC112186009 gene encoding NADP-specific glutamate dehydrogenase isoform X1: MLLPVSGSVMNTMMDDMNLIQQAQRHHLVVRELGEEIDLEIGPGDDDPSFANTPLIGGPTREPSVEDNDESKNMVMISQLRGHDQDMSKAQPAKRKKKVVKRWREEWADTYKWAYVDVKEGTARIFCSICREYGRKHRRNPYGNEGSRNMQMSALEEHNNSLLHKEALRLQLASKDKIIVDKPIYVKALMSKTAGSIVEAALKRDPNEVEFIQSVQEVVHALERVIAKNSHYVNIMERLLEPERMIVFRVPWVDDRGETHVNRGFRVQFNQALGPCRGGFRFHPSMSLSVAKFLAFEQTLRNALSPYKIGGAAGGSDFDPKGKSDNEVMRFCQSFMNEIYRYLGIDKDLPSEEMGVGTREMGYLFGQYRRLAGHFQVPETLGSFTGPRIFWSGSSLRTEATGYGLVFFAQLLLADLNKDFKGIRCVVSGCGKIALHVLEKLIAYGALPVTVSDSKGYLVDEEGFDYDKIALLREIKTQQRSLRDYSKTYARAKYYDEAKPWNERCDVAFPCATQNEIDQSDAMNLVNSGCRILVEGSNMPCTPEAVDVLRKSNVLIAPAVAAGAGGVVAGEFELNHECNSVNWSPQDFESKLQEAIKQTYQRSLKAALDFGYSKESPEYLVHGAVISAFLTLAQAMTDQGCV; this comes from the exons ATGTTGCTTCCGGTCAGCGGATCAGTGATGAATACCATGATggatgatatgaacttgatccaGCAAGCACAGAGACATCATTTAGTGGTTAGGGAGCTTGGAGAAGAAATTGATTTAGAAATTGGACCGGGGGATGATGATCCTTCATTTGCAAACACCCCCCTCATTGGTGGTCCAACACGAGAGCCTTCTGTTGAGGACAATGATGAGAGCAAAAATATGGTAATGATTTCTCAACTCCGCGGTCACGATCAAGATATGTCAAAGGCACAGCCggcaaaaaggaagaaaaaggttGTGAAAAGATGGAGAGAGGAATGGGCTGATACCTACAAATGGGCTTATGTTGATgtcaaggaagggacagctagGATATTTTGCTCTATATGTAGAGAGTACGGTAGGAAGCATAGAAGAAATCCCTATGGAAATGAGGGTAGCCGAAATATGCAGATGAGTGCACTTGAGGAACACAATAATAGTTTGCTTCACAAAGAGGCACTGCGCCTTCAGTTGGCCTCCAAGGATAAGATTATTGTTGACAAACCCATTTATGTCAAAG CTCTTATGTCAAAAACGGCTGGATCAATTGTTGAAGCTGCACTGAAAAGGGATCCTAATGAGGTTGAGTTCATACAATCGGTGCAGGAAGTAGTTCATGCTTTAGAAAGAGTGATCGCAAAAAATTCTCA TTATGTAAACATCATGGAGCGGTTGTTAGAGCCTGAGAGAATGATTGTATTCCGAGTTCCATGGGTGGATGATAGAGGTGAGACACATGTTAACCGAGGATTTCGGGTACAATTTAACCAGGCTTTGGGTCCGTGTAGGGGTGGTTTCAGATTTCATCCTTCTATGAGCTTGAGCGTTGCCAAGTTTCTTGCATTTGAACAG ACTTTAAGGAATGCTTTGTCACCGTACAAAATTGGAGGGGCAGCAGGTGGAAGTGATTTTGATCCAAAGGGAAAAAGTGATAATGAG GTGATGCGTTTTTGTCAAAGTTTTATGAATGAGATCTATCGCTATTTGGGTATTGACAAG GACCTTCCTTCAGAGGAGATGGGTGTTGGAACTCGGGAAATGGGATATCTTTTTGGACAATATAGACGTCTAGCTGGTCATTTTCAGGTACCAGAAACACTG GGAAGTTTTACGGGGCCAAGGATATTTTGGTCTGGCTCTAGCCTTCGCACTGAAGCTACTGGATATGGTCTG GTTTTCTTTGCACAGCTCTTGCTTGCAGACCTGAATAAAGATTTTAAAGGAATAAG ATGTGTTGTAAGCGGCTGTGGAAAGATTGCATTGCATGTCCTGGAGAAGCTTATTGCGTATGGTGCTCTTCCTGTTACAGTTTCTG ATTCAAAGGGTTATTTGGTGGATGAAGAAGGGTTTGATTATGACAAAATCGCACTTCTGAGAGAAATAAAAACTCAACAGAGAAGTTTGAG AGACTATTCGAAAACATATGCTCGAGCTAAGTATTATGATGAAGCGAAACCTTGGAATGAAAGGTGTGATGTCGCCTTTCCTTGTGCTACCCAGAATGAAATTGATCAGTCTGATGCCATGAATCTGGTCAATTCAGGTTGTCGTATACTAGTAGAAG GTTCAAATATGCCGTGTACACCAGAGGCTGTTGATGTTCTAAGAAAATCTAATGTTCTAATTGCTCCTGCAGTGGCTGCTGGTGCTGGTGGG GTAGTTGCTGGAGAATTTGAATTGAACCATGAGTGTAATTCAGTGAACTGGTCACCGCAGGACTTTGAGTCTAAGCTACAG GAAGCAATAAAACAAACTTACCAGAGATCCCTTAAAGCAGCGCTTGACTTTGGCTACTCCAAAGAAAGTCCTGA GTATTTGGTACATGGAGCAGTCATTTCTGCTTTTCTGACTCTTGCTCAAGCTATGACGGATCAGGGTTGTGTATAG
- the LOC112186009 gene encoding NADP-specific glutamate dehydrogenase isoform X2 gives MLLPVSGSVMNTMMDDMNLIQQAQRHHLVVRELGEEIDLEIGPGDDDPSFANTPLIGGPTREPSVEDNDESKNMVMISQLRGHDQDMSKAQPAKRKKKVVKRWREEWADTYKWAYVDVKEGTARIFCSICREYGRKHRRNPYGNEGSRNMQMSALEEHNNSLLHKEALRLQLASKDKIIVDKPIYVKALMSKTAGSIVEAALKRDPNEVEFIQSVQEVVHALERVIAKNSHYVNIMERLLEPERMIVFRVPWVDDRGETHVNRGFRVQFNQALGPCRGGFRFHPSMSLSVAKFLAFEQTLRNALSPYKIGGAAGGSDFDPKGKSDNEVMRFCQSFMNEIYRYLGIDKDLPSEEMGVGTREMGYLFGQYRRLAGHFQGSFTGPRIFWSGSSLRTEATGYGLVFFAQLLLADLNKDFKGIRCVVSGCGKIALHVLEKLIAYGALPVTVSDSKGYLVDEEGFDYDKIALLREIKTQQRSLRDYSKTYARAKYYDEAKPWNERCDVAFPCATQNEIDQSDAMNLVNSGCRILVEGSNMPCTPEAVDVLRKSNVLIAPAVAAGAGGVVAGEFELNHECNSVNWSPQDFESKLQEAIKQTYQRSLKAALDFGYSKESPEYLVHGAVISAFLTLAQAMTDQGCV, from the exons ATGTTGCTTCCGGTCAGCGGATCAGTGATGAATACCATGATggatgatatgaacttgatccaGCAAGCACAGAGACATCATTTAGTGGTTAGGGAGCTTGGAGAAGAAATTGATTTAGAAATTGGACCGGGGGATGATGATCCTTCATTTGCAAACACCCCCCTCATTGGTGGTCCAACACGAGAGCCTTCTGTTGAGGACAATGATGAGAGCAAAAATATGGTAATGATTTCTCAACTCCGCGGTCACGATCAAGATATGTCAAAGGCACAGCCggcaaaaaggaagaaaaaggttGTGAAAAGATGGAGAGAGGAATGGGCTGATACCTACAAATGGGCTTATGTTGATgtcaaggaagggacagctagGATATTTTGCTCTATATGTAGAGAGTACGGTAGGAAGCATAGAAGAAATCCCTATGGAAATGAGGGTAGCCGAAATATGCAGATGAGTGCACTTGAGGAACACAATAATAGTTTGCTTCACAAAGAGGCACTGCGCCTTCAGTTGGCCTCCAAGGATAAGATTATTGTTGACAAACCCATTTATGTCAAAG CTCTTATGTCAAAAACGGCTGGATCAATTGTTGAAGCTGCACTGAAAAGGGATCCTAATGAGGTTGAGTTCATACAATCGGTGCAGGAAGTAGTTCATGCTTTAGAAAGAGTGATCGCAAAAAATTCTCA TTATGTAAACATCATGGAGCGGTTGTTAGAGCCTGAGAGAATGATTGTATTCCGAGTTCCATGGGTGGATGATAGAGGTGAGACACATGTTAACCGAGGATTTCGGGTACAATTTAACCAGGCTTTGGGTCCGTGTAGGGGTGGTTTCAGATTTCATCCTTCTATGAGCTTGAGCGTTGCCAAGTTTCTTGCATTTGAACAG ACTTTAAGGAATGCTTTGTCACCGTACAAAATTGGAGGGGCAGCAGGTGGAAGTGATTTTGATCCAAAGGGAAAAAGTGATAATGAG GTGATGCGTTTTTGTCAAAGTTTTATGAATGAGATCTATCGCTATTTGGGTATTGACAAG GACCTTCCTTCAGAGGAGATGGGTGTTGGAACTCGGGAAATGGGATATCTTTTTGGACAATATAGACGTCTAGCTGGTCATTTTCAG GGAAGTTTTACGGGGCCAAGGATATTTTGGTCTGGCTCTAGCCTTCGCACTGAAGCTACTGGATATGGTCTG GTTTTCTTTGCACAGCTCTTGCTTGCAGACCTGAATAAAGATTTTAAAGGAATAAG ATGTGTTGTAAGCGGCTGTGGAAAGATTGCATTGCATGTCCTGGAGAAGCTTATTGCGTATGGTGCTCTTCCTGTTACAGTTTCTG ATTCAAAGGGTTATTTGGTGGATGAAGAAGGGTTTGATTATGACAAAATCGCACTTCTGAGAGAAATAAAAACTCAACAGAGAAGTTTGAG AGACTATTCGAAAACATATGCTCGAGCTAAGTATTATGATGAAGCGAAACCTTGGAATGAAAGGTGTGATGTCGCCTTTCCTTGTGCTACCCAGAATGAAATTGATCAGTCTGATGCCATGAATCTGGTCAATTCAGGTTGTCGTATACTAGTAGAAG GTTCAAATATGCCGTGTACACCAGAGGCTGTTGATGTTCTAAGAAAATCTAATGTTCTAATTGCTCCTGCAGTGGCTGCTGGTGCTGGTGGG GTAGTTGCTGGAGAATTTGAATTGAACCATGAGTGTAATTCAGTGAACTGGTCACCGCAGGACTTTGAGTCTAAGCTACAG GAAGCAATAAAACAAACTTACCAGAGATCCCTTAAAGCAGCGCTTGACTTTGGCTACTCCAAAGAAAGTCCTGA GTATTTGGTACATGGAGCAGTCATTTCTGCTTTTCTGACTCTTGCTCAAGCTATGACGGATCAGGGTTGTGTATAG